TAAATCAAAGAATTACATATTCATATCTTTTTATATATCTCTCTAAAAAAAACTAAATAGCATCTAAAAAACAACAGTAATGAAGCGTCATTTATTGCTTTCATTTATAAATTCACAAATTTATCAGAATCGCATTTTTTGAATTCTCACTGCATTTAAGATCGCCAGCAGAGCAACTCCAACATCAGCAAAAACGGCTTCCCACATTGTTGCCAGTCCTCCGGCTCCTAAAATAAGCACTACCGCTTTTACCACAAATGCCAAACTTATATTCTGCCAAACTATTTTTTTGGTTTGTTTTCCAATACAAATAGCTAATGGTATTTTCGAAGGCTTATCATCCTGAATTACCACATCAGCGGTTTCAATGGTAGCGTCGCTTCCGAGTCCTCCCATCGCAATTCCTACATCACTAAGCGCTACTACGGGAGCGTCGTTTACACCGTCTCCCACAAAAGCAACTGTCCCCATTTTTGCTTTAATTTCTTTAACCTTGTTTACTTTATCTTCAGGAAGCAGGTCACCAAATGATTTATCAATTCCTAATTTATCAGCTACAAATTTCACTACAGCACTTTTATCTCCGCTTAACATTGTAACTTTTATATTTAATTTGTGTAACCCTTCTATGGTTTTCTGAGAATCTTCTTTTATGCTGTCAGCAATCGTAATGTATCCCACAAACTTTTTATCAAAAGCTACAGCAATTGTAGTGTACACAATTGAAGAAGTATCGACCTCATAACTAATACCAAACTTGTCCATCAGCTTGAAATTACCCGCCAGAAATTCTTTCCCATCAATGAACGCTTTTAGTCCGTGTCCGGCAATCTCTTCGGTACTTTCAATTTTTATTGAACTGTCTGTTTCACCAACATACTCATGTATAGCAGTTGCAACAGGATGCGAACTCTGACTTTCAACAGCATTGAGCAGCTTTAGTATTTCATCCTTATCAAACTCAGGTTTAAAGACAGTTTCCTGAACTTTAAAAACCCCTTCAGTCATAGTGCCGGTTTTATCCATTACCACATTTTGAATACTGGCCATCACATCTAAGAAATTGCTGCCTTTAAATAAAATTCCATTACGGCTAGCTGCACCGATTCCTCCAAAATAACCAAGCGGAATTGAAATAACTAAAGCACAAGGGCAGGAAATAACTAAAAATACAAGCGCTTTGTATAACCAGGTATTAAAATCGTAATTGTTTATAAAGAAATAAGGCAAAAAACAAATTCCGGCAGCAAGGACTACCACAATAGGAGTATAAATTTTTGCAAACTTTCTGATGAATAATTCTGTTGGTGCTTTTTGGGAAGTTGCGTGCTGTACCAGCTCCAAAATTCTGCTTAGTTTACTCTCTGTATAAGCTGTAGTCACTTTAACCTGAGCTGCTACATTTAAATTGATCATTCCGGCCAAAACAATTTCTCCTTTTGTTTTGGTATCAGGTTTGCTTTCTCCGGTCAGCGCAGCGGTATTGAATGAAGCACTATCTGTCAAAAGTTCGCCGTCAAGCCCTAATTTTTCTCCGGGTTTTAACTGAATTACATCTCCAATATTAGCATCTGCGGCCTTAATTATTTTTGGTTTTCCGTCAATAAGAATAGTAACTGCGTCTGGCCTTTGGTCTAAAAGGCTTTTAATATTTCTTTGTGCCCTCGAAACAGCAAGTGTCTGAAAAACCTCTCCTACTCCATAAAAAAGCATTACAGCTACTGCTTCAGGATATTCTCCGATACTAAATGCCCCAATAGTCGCAATACTCATTAGCAAAAATTCTGAAAAAATGTCTCCACGGATAATACTCATAATTGCATCTTTTATAACTGCATAACCCACAATTAAGTAACCCACAAGATACCATCCTAGTCTTACTGGTCCTGCAAACCACGACTGAGAAATCCAGTTATCCATGACAATTGCGGCAATCAGAAGCATGAAAGACAAAACAGGCAAAAGGAACATTTTAAACATACCTCCTTCCATATTGCCATGGTCATGCCCGTCATCATGACTGTGTCCGGAATGGTCATGACCATCATCAGCCGAATGGCTTTCTGCACTTCTTTTTTTCCCTACGTTTCCGTAAGCTTTTTCAGAATGTGCGCAGCAGGATTGTTCAGTATTTTTGTGAGCCTTATTTTCCATGGTATTTTTTATATTTTCTAATAAAGAGATCGATAAGTCTCTATTTGGATTCCGTATTTTTTACATTATACTATTTTAAACATTTATCGCATATTCCTTTGGCCAGAATCTGAATTTCATCAATCTGCAGCCTGGAATTCATGTTTTCAGGAAAAACAATTTCTTCCTTGCAGGTCGTTTCATGGCACTTTTTACAATAAAAATGCAAATGCATGTCTTTATGACTTTCCTCACTGCATATTTCGGCACAAAGCTTATACTTTGTGGTATTTTCATCCAGAATTTTATGAACCAAACCTTTTTCCAGAAAGGTCTGCAATGTTCGATATATAGTTACTTTATCTGCTTTATGAAAATATTTCTCAATTTCAGCTAATGATAAAGCAGCTGTAACCGTTTCCAGATATTCATAAATTAAGATACGCATCGTAGTTAAACGAATATCTTTATCCTTAAAAACATCCTCAGTCGATTTTTTCATTTTAGCTTACTTTACAGAACCAGAAGGTTTTAATTTTAATCATGCCATTCGTAAATTTACGAAGATATTTCCCTTTCATTTTCCACTGATTCTATTTTAACAACTCAATATTTTTCATCCGGTTAATGTTCGTGCTCACCTGAATTACTTAGTTTGGCATTGACAAAAAAGGTACCTTTGGTAATAATTTTAGTTCCTTCCGGAATTTCTTTCACAGGTGTAATTGCTGTGTAACCTAATTCTGAAACTCCCTTTGAAACTTCAATTTTTTCAAAATTCACACTATTGGAATTTATTTCCTTTTCTTTTTCTTCATTATGTTCCTCACCGGGTTCACCATCGTCTCCATGTTCATCATGCATTTTCGGTTTTTTATCCGTTTTGGCAAAAATGTAATATTTTCCATCTGCCTCAGCAATAGCATCATTAGGAACAGCAGCAGTCAAAGCATTTCCGATACTGATCATGGCAGTGATATTCATTCCGTCTATAAGCCCTGTTTTATTTCCTGTAACAGTACAATGAATCGCAACTGTTTTGCTTTCGTTCTCGAATGATGAGCCAATATTAAATACTTTTGCCGTATAAGATGTATTGGGATTATTGGTTAACGTGAAATTTACTGTTTGTCCAATTTTTACCATCGGAAGATCTTTTTCGAAAACCTGAAGATCAAGATGAATAAGGGTGTTATCTACAATTTCAACTACCGGGGAAGAAACATCTACGTAACTTCCGATTTTGGCAAACTCACTGCTTACTGTTCCACTTACAGGACTAGTGACTGTCAGTGCTGATCTTAAACCCGAAGCACTAATTCCTGCCGGATTTATTCCCATGAGCTGAATTTGTTTTTGAAGTGATGCTTTTCGTGCGCGAAGTGAATTCACTTCAGCCGTAGCACTTTGCAGGTTTTTTAAAGCGCCCGCATTTCCTTCCTGAAGCTCTTTCTGACGTCTCAATTCCTGGTCTGCCAGTATCATTTTACTTCCAATAGTCAGATATTCCTCCTGAAGCTGAATAAACTGAGGATTTTCGATTGTAGCAATAACCTGCCCTTTGCGCACGTGATCTCCCAATTGTACTTTGAGCGATTTAATCACGCCACCGTACAATGAAGTTGCATTGGCTTTATTGTTATTAGGAACCCGCAAGGCCCCGTTTACCTTAATCGAAGCAGTCAGGTTTTTGTTTTCAATAGTTCCGAGCGTAATTCCCACAGCCTTTATCTGATCTTCGGTTAGAGTTGCAATTGTGGCTTCTTCTTCTGTGTGTCCCTGTTCTTTTCCTGCACCGGGTTTTTCGGTTTCAGAAGCATTTTCATTATTTTTTTGTTGACAGCTAATCAAGGAAAAAGTAGCAACAACAGCAATTAGAATTTTTATTTTGACTTTCATTTATGCATTATTTTAAATGATCTGATGAAATTCTGTTATTCTTACAACAGAAATTGCATGACATTGTTATTTATTATTAAAGTAATTAAACTGAACAGCAGATTGATTGTACTGGTTTAAAATATCCAGATAATTCTGGCGTATCCCAACAGCCTGGCTTAGAAACTGCCCCAACTCTGCAAAACTAATTTCACCTGATCTGTAACTTAATGTAGAAGCTTTTATGATTTCTTCTGCCTGTTTTAATCCGGTAGTTTCATAATAGTTCAGCAAGGATAGATTCTTTTCTATTTCTGCAATTGCAGAAGCTTTCTGTGTATGCATTTGCTGTGTTTGATAAAGTAGACTTTTTTCCTGCACTTCTTTCTCTGCCGAAGCCGCTTTTACTTTGTTACGCGCATAACCTGCCCCAAATAACGGAAAAGATGCCGTTGCCGAAAATCCCGTATAAGGATCATTTGCTCCCCATAATCTCTGACTGAAAACCCTTCCTGAAAATTCCGGCATATTGCTGTTTTTTTGTACTGAAATATTAGATTCAGCAATTTTTACATTTTGTTCCTGAAGCACCAGAAGCGGATGAGCACCATTATTTTCAGATAGAACTACATCTGCTTTTTCTAAAGGAGTTTCTAAAGGAAGCAGCCATGCATTCTGATTCAAAAGCATCATTAACTGTTGCTGCTGAACGATCATATCCTTTTTATTCTGGTCCGAAAAAGCTTTAAGTTCCTGCAGTTTTGCATCGGCAGCAATTTTGTCCAATGCTGCTACATCACCTGCTTTCAAGCGAACTTCTGCCGTTTTAAAAAGCAAGGTATAAATACTGTCCAGACGTTTATACAATAACTGTTTGTCCTGCAGATACCACAATTTATAATAAGCCGTTCGCACATCTCTTTTAATTGTGGCATTTAAAAGTCCGGTATTTAATTCGGCATATTTTAACTGTTCATTAAAATAGTCTTTTCGTGCTGCGTAAAGACCCGGCCATGCAACAGCTTGTGAAATTCCGATTTTTAATATTCCACTATTATCTGAAGGCCGGAGATCTTCATTCTCTGCAAATATTCCTGTTTTTGGAATATCTACAGCCGTTTTTACATTCAGCCCGGCAGTTCGAATTTCAGCTTCATTGACCCCAATCTGCTGATTGTTTTTTAAAGCCATTTCTACCGCATGATCCATTGAAATCCTTTCCTGCGCATTTGCAGATCCTAAACCTGCCAGACAAAGCAGTATTATAATGGTTGTATTTCCCATTTTAAATTTTCCATTAAAATTGAATTTAGAATTAAAAATAATATACAGCAACGGCAGTACAAATAAGGTCAAAAACGTAGCAGTTATTAATCCGCCGATTACTACTGTTGCCAAAGGTCTCTGAACCTCTGCTCCTGCACTACTGCTGATTGCCATTGGCAAAAATCCTAATGAAGCCACTGTCGCTGTCATTAATACGGGACGAAGTCTGGTCATTGTACCTTCTTTTACTCTTTCAAATATATCTTTCATGCCTTCTTTTTCGAGCTGATTAAAAGTTCCAATCAAAACGATTCCGTTCAATACAGCAACTCCAAACAAAGCAATGAATCCGATTCCCGCGCTGATGCTAAATGGCATTCCGCAAAGCATTAAAGCAAAAATTCCACCAATGGCACTCATCGGAATTGCGGTAAATATCAAAATGGCTTGTTTGAAAGAACGGAATGTAAAATACAATAATCCAAAAATCAAAAGCAGCGAAACCGGAACCGCAATCATCAAACGTGCATTTGCCTTTTGAAGATTTTCAAACTGACCTCCATACGTGAAATAATATCCAGGTGGCAATTTTACTTTTTCCGATAATTTCTTCTGAATATCCTCAACAACACTTTGAACGTCACGACCTGAAACATTAAATCCTACTACTATTCGGCGTTTTCCTGCTTCACGGCTTATTTGTGCTGGTCCCAATTTATAATTTACATTTGCAACCTGAGAAAGCGGAATCTGATTTCCAGTATTAGTAGGAATCATCAAATTACTTACATCGTCAATTCCACTTCTGTGAATGCTGTCCAAGCGAACAACAAGGTCAAAACGTCTTTCATTTTCATAAACCTGACCTGCACTTTTTCCAGCAAAAGCTGTGCTCACTACGTCATTTACATCCTGAATGGTCAATCCATAATTGGCAATTCGGGTTCTGTCGTATTCAATATTGATTTGTGGCAAACCGCTAACTCGCTCTACTTGTGGAGAAGTTGCACCTTCTACATTCTGAATAACTTTGCTGACTTCTTTTGCATAAACCGAAAGTGTGTCAATATTTTCACCAAAAATCTTAACGGCAACATCCTGTCTAATTCCCGTCATGAGTTCATTAAAACGCATCTGGATCGGTTGGTTTTTTTCAAAGAAAACTCCCGGGATAACTTCCAGCTTTTCGGTAATGGCATCAGCCAGTTCATTATAATCCCTGCCAGATTTCCATTCTTTTTGAGGTTTTAAGACAACCATCAAATCGGTTGCCTCAGGAGGCATCGGATCTGTTGGGACTTCTGCAGCTCCGGTTTTTCCGACAACCATTTTCACTTCATCAAATTGTTTGATAATTCGGGATGCCTGCATTGAAGTTTCGATACTTTGTTTTAAGGAACTTCCCTGTGGAAGAATACAGTGAAATGCATAATCTCCTTCCTGAAGCTGCGGAATGAATTCTCCTCCCATTCTGGTAAAACATAAAATAGCGATCACAAATAAAAAACTGGTGAAACCAACAACAACATATTTAATACTGATCACTTTTTGAAGTAATGGCTGATAAACACTTTGCAACTTCTGCATCATTTTATCACTAAAATTTTCTTTATGGTTTGGTTTTTTAGATAAGAATAAAGCACACATCATCGGGATGTAAGTCAGAGACAAAATCAAAGCTCCAAAAATCGCAAAACCCACAGTTTGCGCCATCGGACGGAACATTTTTCCTTCAACACCAACCAGCGTCAGAATCGGAATGTAAACAATCAGGATAATAATTTCCCCAAATGCAGCACTCGTTCTAATTTTAGAAGCCGACTGAAAAACTTCTTCGTCCATTTCTTCCTGTGTCAGACTTCTCATTGTTTTTCGCATTCCTAAATGGTGCAATGTTGCTTCTACAACAATTACAGCTCCATCGACAATAAGTCCGAAATCAATCGCTCCAAGTGACATTAAATTGGCACTTACACCAAAAACATTCATCATTGCCAAAGCAAATAGCATTGCTAACGGAATCGCTGAGGCAACAATTAAACCTGCCCTCAGATTTCCTAAAAATAAGACCAAAACAAAAATCACAATCAGAGCTCCTTCAACAAGGTTTTTCTCTACGGTACTGATCGCTCTTCCCACCAAATCGGTACGATCGAGAAAAGGTTCGATTGTGACATCATCCGGAAGCGATTTCTGAATAGTAGGCAGTTTTTCTTTGATTCGTTTTACGACTTCATTACTATTTTCACCTTTTAGCATCAGGACTACTCCACCCACGGCATCAACTTCTCCGTTATACGTTAAAGCTCCGTAACGAACTGCTTTTCCAAATCTAACTTCGGCGACATCACTCACATAAATTGGTGCAGCTCCGGTATTTTTTACCACGATCTTTTTTACATCATCCAATGAAGTAACAAGACCTATTCCTCTGATAAAATAAGCGTTAGGTTTTTTGTCA
The Flavobacterium flavigenum genome window above contains:
- a CDS encoding heavy metal translocating P-type ATPase produces the protein MENKAHKNTEQSCCAHSEKAYGNVGKKRSAESHSADDGHDHSGHSHDDGHDHGNMEGGMFKMFLLPVLSFMLLIAAIVMDNWISQSWFAGPVRLGWYLVGYLIVGYAVIKDAIMSIIRGDIFSEFLLMSIATIGAFSIGEYPEAVAVMLFYGVGEVFQTLAVSRAQRNIKSLLDQRPDAVTILIDGKPKIIKAADANIGDVIQLKPGEKLGLDGELLTDSASFNTAALTGESKPDTKTKGEIVLAGMINLNVAAQVKVTTAYTESKLSRILELVQHATSQKAPTELFIRKFAKIYTPIVVVLAAGICFLPYFFINNYDFNTWLYKALVFLVISCPCALVISIPLGYFGGIGAASRNGILFKGSNFLDVMASIQNVVMDKTGTMTEGVFKVQETVFKPEFDKDEILKLLNAVESQSSHPVATAIHEYVGETDSSIKIESTEEIAGHGLKAFIDGKEFLAGNFKLMDKFGISYEVDTSSIVYTTIAVAFDKKFVGYITIADSIKEDSQKTIEGLHKLNIKVTMLSGDKSAVVKFVADKLGIDKSFGDLLPEDKVNKVKEIKAKMGTVAFVGDGVNDAPVVALSDVGIAMGGLGSDATIETADVVIQDDKPSKIPLAICIGKQTKKIVWQNISLAFVVKAVVLILGAGGLATMWEAVFADVGVALLAILNAVRIQKMRF
- a CDS encoding CusA/CzcA family heavy metal efflux RND transporter, with the translated sequence MLDNIIKFSIKNKIVIGLMTLLLIIWGVWSATKLSIDAVPDITNNQVQIFTSCPTLAGQEVEQLVTFPIEQSIATVPKIQEIRSISRFGLSVITVVFDDETDIYFARQLINERLKEAQDQIPPGAGTPKMAPVSTGLGEVYQYIIHPKKGSKHKYNAKDLRTMQDWIVARQLYGTPGIAEVNSFGGELKQYEVAVNPDRLKAMGVSIPDIFTALEKNNQNTGGAYIDKKPNAYFIRGIGLVTSLDDVKKIVVKNTGAAPIYVSDVAEVRFGKAVRYGALTYNGEVDAVGGVVLMLKGENSNEVVKRIKEKLPTIQKSLPDDVTIEPFLDRTDLVGRAISTVEKNLVEGALIVIFVLVLFLGNLRAGLIVASAIPLAMLFALAMMNVFGVSANLMSLGAIDFGLIVDGAVIVVEATLHHLGMRKTMRSLTQEEMDEEVFQSASKIRTSAAFGEIIILIVYIPILTLVGVEGKMFRPMAQTVGFAIFGALILSLTYIPMMCALFLSKKPNHKENFSDKMMQKLQSVYQPLLQKVISIKYVVVGFTSFLFVIAILCFTRMGGEFIPQLQEGDYAFHCILPQGSSLKQSIETSMQASRIIKQFDEVKMVVGKTGAAEVPTDPMPPEATDLMVVLKPQKEWKSGRDYNELADAITEKLEVIPGVFFEKNQPIQMRFNELMTGIRQDVAVKIFGENIDTLSVYAKEVSKVIQNVEGATSPQVERVSGLPQINIEYDRTRIANYGLTIQDVNDVVSTAFAGKSAGQVYENERRFDLVVRLDSIHRSGIDDVSNLMIPTNTGNQIPLSQVANVNYKLGPAQISREAGKRRIVVGFNVSGRDVQSVVEDIQKKLSEKVKLPPGYYFTYGGQFENLQKANARLMIAVPVSLLLIFGLLYFTFRSFKQAILIFTAIPMSAIGGIFALMLCGMPFSISAGIGFIALFGVAVLNGIVLIGTFNQLEKEGMKDIFERVKEGTMTRLRPVLMTATVASLGFLPMAISSSAGAEVQRPLATVVIGGLITATFLTLFVLPLLYIIFNSKFNFNGKFKMGNTTIIILLCLAGLGSANAQERISMDHAVEMALKNNQQIGVNEAEIRTAGLNVKTAVDIPKTGIFAENEDLRPSDNSGILKIGISQAVAWPGLYAARKDYFNEQLKYAELNTGLLNATIKRDVRTAYYKLWYLQDKQLLYKRLDSIYTLLFKTAEVRLKAGDVAALDKIAADAKLQELKAFSDQNKKDMIVQQQQLMMLLNQNAWLLPLETPLEKADVVLSENNGAHPLLVLQEQNVKIAESNISVQKNSNMPEFSGRVFSQRLWGANDPYTGFSATASFPLFGAGYARNKVKAASAEKEVQEKSLLYQTQQMHTQKASAIAEIEKNLSLLNYYETTGLKQAEEIIKASTLSYRSGEISFAELGQFLSQAVGIRQNYLDILNQYNQSAVQFNYFNNK
- a CDS encoding efflux RND transporter periplasmic adaptor subunit; the encoded protein is MKVKIKILIAVVATFSLISCQQKNNENASETEKPGAGKEQGHTEEEATIATLTEDQIKAVGITLGTIENKNLTASIKVNGALRVPNNNKANATSLYGGVIKSLKVQLGDHVRKGQVIATIENPQFIQLQEEYLTIGSKMILADQELRRQKELQEGNAGALKNLQSATAEVNSLRARKASLQKQIQLMGINPAGISASGLRSALTVTSPVSGTVSSEFAKIGSYVDVSSPVVEIVDNTLIHLDLQVFEKDLPMVKIGQTVNFTLTNNPNTSYTAKVFNIGSSFENESKTVAIHCTVTGNKTGLIDGMNITAMISIGNALTAAVPNDAIAEADGKYYIFAKTDKKPKMHDEHGDDGEPGEEHNEEKEKEINSNSVNFEKIEVSKGVSELGYTAITPVKEIPEGTKIITKGTFFVNAKLSNSGEHEH
- a CDS encoding Fur family transcriptional regulator, with product MKKSTEDVFKDKDIRLTTMRILIYEYLETVTAALSLAEIEKYFHKADKVTIYRTLQTFLEKGLVHKILDENTTKYKLCAEICSEESHKDMHLHFYCKKCHETTCKEEIVFPENMNSRLQIDEIQILAKGICDKCLK